A genomic region of Aspergillus oryzae RIB40 DNA, chromosome 1 contains the following coding sequences:
- a CDS encoding uncharacterized protein (predicted protein) produces MASINISTIDFAKLDQFDAGEGYGDEVNKLLNAVCSPGFFYPDFKNAFGTKLVLREVKDAYAASDRYFDQSLETKMKDFRKGQPASSDRGYKFCETNESFEVSMGPFSGL; encoded by the exons ATGGCTTCTATCAACATTTCAACCATTGACTTTGCCAAGTTGGACCAGTTTGATGCTGGTGAAGGCtatggagatgaagtcaaTAAGTTGCTCAATGCAGTTTGCTCGCCGGGGTTCTTTTACCCAGACTTTAAAAATGCATTTGGAACCAAGCTTGTGCTAAGGGAGGTCAAGGATGCATATGCCGCCTCTGACAGATACTTTGACCAGTCTCTGGAaacaaagatgaaagacttTCGCAAGGGACAGCCAGCTTCCAGCGATAGAGG GTATAAGTTCTGTGAAACTAACGAGTCCTTTGAGGTAAGTATGGGGCCATTTAGCGGCTTATGA
- a CDS encoding uncharacterized protein (predicted protein), whose translation MKVFGWISAAFFASTVLSIETLPFSPPQSAEANKRAYEVLRILKRADSCPAGYDPCSNMGRSDVCCRQGSVCSRDAADNIACCPTGAKCTGSLTGDSTSASTSFRFPGTATVSMTTTGPNDATITGSTMPGAYPFVYVPTTFPNAGVCSSYYSLCQSEYTGCLSSLGGGYAVTVAAEGGGVTRAGGGAAGAVSTCSSLSMNACHGLNLGYCDTYATGTGDMNRAPPGRTSSLEDLVFGVVIGVAGMFI comes from the coding sequence ATGAAGGTATTTGGGTGGATCTCGGCCGCATTCTTCGCCTCGACTGTGTTATCGATAGAGACGttgccattttctcctcCGCAATCCGCAGAAGCAAACAAGAGGGCATATGAGGTCTTACGCATATTAAAGCGGGCTGACAGCTGCCCGGCTGGGTATGACCCATGCTCCAACATGGGTAGATCCGACGTCTGCTGCAGACAAGGTTCCGTTTGCTCTCGTGACGCCGCCGACAATATTGCCTGCTGTCCGACTGGAGCGAAATGTACAGGCTCACTTACCGGAGACTCCACTTCTGCCTCGACCAGCTTCAGGTTTCCAGGAACCGCAACTGTTTCTATGACCACCACGGGACCCAATGATGCTACTATTACTGGCTCGACGATGCCAGGCGCTTATCCGTTCGTCTATGTCCCGACGACGTTCCCGAACGCCGGCGTCTGTTCCTCATACTACTCCCTGTGTCAGAGTGAGTATACCGGTTGTCTTTCGAGTCTGGGAGGAGGCTATGCAGTCACGGTGGCAGCTGAGGGTGGAGGTGTAACCCGAGCTGGCGGAGGGGCAGCCGGGGCAGTCTCTACCTGTTCTAGCTTGAGCATGAATGCCTGCCATGGCCTCAATCTGGGCTACTGCGACACGTATGCTACCGGAACCGGAGACATGAACAGGGCACCCCCGGGACGGACCTCTAGTCTGGAGGACCTCGTGTTTGGCGTGGTCATTGGCGTGGCCGGTATGTTTATTTGA
- a CDS encoding isopenicillin N synthase family dioxygenase (isopenicillin N synthase and related dioxygenases): MPPGNGSASMAIPVVDFSSWKNTQDEASRLRTAHELVKACQTVGFVYIINHSLPKSVLDEAFDWVKRLFNLPEEEKMRAPHPEGWAVHRGYSWPGLEKVSQTMSTGNDEEAKRKLREVPDVKEVYDIGSDENTEQPNQWIPDEALPGFRTFMIKFYWECWAVGEELLRALAIGLNLEDDSYLVDKHSGHGNQLRLLHYLPVPAEDLEKERTTRCPAHTDWSSLTMLFQDDCGGLEVEDVSRPGTFVPATPLKNAIVVNVGDLLQMWSNDQLRSTNHRVRMPPLADRYEGPDRMTRERFSIPYFISPDPTSVIECIPSCMSEDQPAKYKPITQAEYNKMRASMMY; encoded by the exons ATGCCGCCAGGAAATGGTTCAGCCTCAATGGCAATACCTGTCGTTGACTTCTCATCCTGGAAGAATACCCAGGACGAAGCTTCTCGGCTAAGAACTGCACATGAGCTCGTCAAAGCCTGCCAAACCGTGGGCTTTGTctacatcatcaaccacTCGCTGCCCAAATCTGTCCTGGATGAAGCATTTGATTGGGTGAAACgccttttcaatcttcctgaagaggagaaaatgagAGCACCCCATCCTGAAGGTTGGGCAGTGCATCGAGGTTACTCATGGCCTGGATTGGAGAAAGTATCCCAGACGATGTCCACCgggaatgatgaagaggcaaaaagaaagttgcGAGAGGTCCCAGATGTCAAA GAAGTATACGATATCGGGAGTGATGAAAACACTGAACAACCCAATCAATGGATACCCGACGAAGCCCTCCCGGGCTTCAGGACTTTTATGATCAAATTTTATTGGGAGTGCTGGGCAGTCGGCGAGGAGCTTTTACGTGCTCTAGCCATTGGATTGAATCTAGAGGACGATtcttacctagttgacaaACATTCAGGCCATGGTAATCAACTACGACTACTACACTACTTGCCCGTTCCAGCTGAAGATCTTGAGAAAGAGCGGACAACCCGTTGTCCAGCACATACGGATTGGAGTTCCTTAACTATGCTGTTTCAAGACGATTGCGGGGGTctggaggttgaagatgtttcTCGGCCAGGTACATTCGTTCCTGCAACTCCTTTAAAGAATGCCATAGTGGTAAATGTTGGTGACCTTCTTCAAATGTGGAGTAATG ACCAACTCAGGTCTACAAACCACAGGGTCAGAATGCCACCACTCGCCGATCGCTATGAGGGCCCAGATCGGATGACCCGCGAGCGGTTCTCGATCCCCTACTTCATATCTCCAGACCCAACATCTGTAATTGAATGTATTCCATCGTGTATGAGCGAGGATCAGCCCGCCAAGTACAAGCCAATTACACAGGCAGAGTATAACAAGATGCGAGCCTCTATGATGTACTAA
- a CDS encoding uncharacterized protein (predicted protein): MGLIFPETRTDWKFDLVGLLAIIGESIIEEVVQPLTASPTILLPRLLPAPHALIRPSRRTALPSTPVTVHGVYSGIQLQSIPYFPSMIHQLELTRPYEFQKMTIELCQDDEEVLRPGHDKIATVKKLAPLKLITICSSVWTAGVLAWAIVLRDGPAVVAIVLVSLASSFHSAASFWQSDAIVRPSSTRSPPGDLVLRTREGAFIVVHCKEAVARLLYTGEVKCAYVAGAKLYRILIYVGTLLLMLGIVLMSNCSWTMQVTLGASYLALNVIYMFCALTPAVSRTWHWNMRLVRVVDKSTIITENYTEAIWLAIRATKEIDWVRKGGLIPQTMVWNVWLDEAKLNASNGNANWPATKRKDELLLEDALAKEASNQDDDMSQPKRRPTLL, from the coding sequence ATGGGATTGATCTTCCCGGAGACTCGCACCGATTGGAAATTTGACCTTGTCGGTCTTCTCGCCATCATTGGAGAGTCTATCattgaggaggttgttcaACCCCTAACTGCTTCACCAACAATTTTACTTCCAAGGCTGCTGCCGGCGCCACATGCACTAATTCGACCTTCTCGCCGAACGGCACTTCCGTCGACTCCTGTCACCGTTCATGGCGTCTACTCAGGGATTCAGTTACAAAGTATTCCTTATTTCCCTAGCATGATCCACCAGCTCGAGCTGACTCGACCCTACGAATTCCAAAAAATGACGATTGAGCTGTGTcaagacgacgaggaagttCTCCGTCCCGGCCACGATAAAATAGCGACAGTTAAGAAATTGGCACCCCTGAAATTAATCACAATCTGCAGTTCTGTTTGGACGGCTGGTGTTTTGGCCTGGGCAATCGTGCTTCGTGATGGCCCCGCAGTTGTTGCAATTGTTCTGGTATCTCTTGCCAGCAGTTTTCACAGTGCTGCCTCATTTTGGCAGTCCGATGCAATAGTTAGGCCCAGCTCGACACGGTCGCCCCCCGGTGACCTTGTTCTTCGAACTCGAGAAGGGGCTTTCATTGTGGTACATTGCAAAGAAGCAGTCGCGAGGCTACTATATACGGGCGAAGTAAAATGTGCTTATGTGGCGGGAGCCAAGCTGTATAGAATCCTTATTTACGTGGGCACCTTGCTTTTAATGCTGGGCATTGTATTGATGTCTAATTGTTCCTGGACCATGCAGGTCACTCTCGGTGCTTCCTACCTGGCACTGAATGTCATCTATATGTTCTGTGCTCTAACGCCTGCAGTCAGTCGGACATGGCATTGGAATATGCGGCTGGTTAGGGTAGTAGACAAATCTACTATCATCACGGAAAATTATACTGAGGCTATTTGGCTTGCTATTAGAGCCACCAAAGAAATTGACTGGGTCAGAAAAGGAGGTCTTATTCCTCAAACGATGGTGTGGAATGTGTGGCTTGATGAGGCAAAACTTAACGCTTCAAATGGCAATGCCAATTGGCCTGCTACTAAGAGGAAGGACGAACTCTTACTTGAGGATGCACTGGCGAAAGAGGCAAGCAaccaggatgatgatatgTCGCAGCCCAAGAGGAGGCCGACATTACTGTAG
- a CDS encoding putative prefoldin subunit 1 (predicted protein), with product MSLPNEALQKIGIAKAQVTTKQKAIRLLDLTSSEMSSLPKDTPVYEGVGKMFVGVPMSTVDKRLVAEKAELKSDVSGLEKKLSSLEMTHKNSMEHYERFVKSGGKA from the exons ATGTCTCTACCAAATGAAGCTCTGCAAAAG ATCGGGATCGCCAAGGCCCAAGTGACCACAAAACAGAAGGCTATCAGACTGCTAGACTTGACGTCTAGTGAGATGAGCTCATTGCCTAAGGACACACCTGTCTACGAAGGTGTAGGGAAGAT GTTCGTGGGCGTCCCGATGTCGACGGTTGATAAACGCTTGGTGGCCGAGAAGGCGGAACTCAAGTCGGATGTGTCGGGGTTGGAAAAGAAGTTGAGTTCGCTGGAGATGACACATAAGAACAGTATGGAGCATTATGAGCGGTTTGTGAAGTCCGGTGGTAAGGCTTGA
- a CDS encoding iron-containing redox enzyme family protein (predicted protein), with the protein MGPLSYWEFRDTWSDSPWGVPVRNATSLDYYHTLRSLAMSLRLFEVPRTLLPKLALSLFICFCLLLTKRWRRRKIDTTTYAVKEAKRGKATSQRPTYRTGGSPVDYRSLYYKLQNIEDHQDILPGARELLLSLLSDAINSTAYDKDQGQGIFGIRSYTDEKLFSFLQTSHQGVEDSYEKYIQDRRDGSPRVLVSNRQHATEVLTRLAPLKLVDGAWLGHINHINTPFAHRHVTKQLWQILSEELGGGKLSLHHTYIYKELLKGLDVNLPEPYERSFGEAVPNTNDMRIFKAGVVALLISLFPQEFLPEIFGFNLHFEGLNFETMTLARELRELEIDAQYFLHHLSIDNAHSGHAMMAAFTVSQYLALIVRDEGPKAARIAWRRVQAGYALSKHLRDGIESVVAADEGEIDYHAENNNSPGPYDEKVVNLLIAKAAVAQKIHTACPARIGGKPLVDWLDTSHIVSDSDKLDFLRELGNAAPWVVKGNPDKSRLIREVRRGGKMFGAFTLKEVNLLERWISTLDPRATSNDAQAAYWRFTGRKRFLQHPAMAPSLDPFLNFDCSAYPALPLGEDYIHDPLLLNLGKNWPKFISMWFAHTSLLESFVAVPSRVATELGAAVTCTLRAQYGLSPEEDGVLGMDELHHTVSAAPTPDLVDIGLEILSCKGISPLPGSLSDILTQCPCDFSSKMLSASVYPVRNGEILLGMLLAFLGLQRAVLECPGMLSETGKQALEGIIEREITGLKTCRDLLAADKRKAQLFAAGYWMARKEIYRKLGQ; encoded by the coding sequence ATGGGGCCATTGTCATATTGGGAGTTTCGTGACACCTGGTCTGACAGCCCATGGGGCGTTCCAGTTCGAAATGCGACCTCTTTAGATTACTATCATACCCTACGAAGCCTTGCTATGAGTTTACGACTTTTCGAAGTTCCCAGGACTTTGCTCCCCAAACTCGCCTTATCTCTCTTCATTTGTTTCTGTTTGCTGCTTACAAAAcgctggagaagacggaAAATTGATACTACAACATATGCAGTAAAGGAGGCAAAGCGCGGCAAGGCAACATCACAACGACCTACATATCGAACGGGCGGGAGCCCTGTTGACTATCGATCTCTGTACTACAAACTACAGAATATCGAAGACCACCAAGATATACTGCCAGGAGCTCGGGagctgcttctttccctgctttCGGACGCAATTAATTCAACGGCGTACGACAAagatcaaggccaagggaTATTTGGAATTCGATCATACACCGACGAAAAGCTCTTTTCGTTTCTCCAGACAAGCCACCAAGGAGTAGAGGACTCCTATGAGAAATACATTCAAGACAGGAGGGATGGGAGTCCAAGGGTGCTGGTATCAAATCGACAGCACGCCACTGAGGTTCTAACACGGCTCGCACCACTTAAATTGGTAGATGGAGCCTGGCTAGGTCACATTAATCATATCAACACGCCTTTCGCACACAGACACGTCACGAAGCAATTATGGCAGATTCTCTCTGAGGAGCTTGGGGGTGGAAAATTAAGCCTTCATCATACCTACATCTATAAAGAGCTATTGAAGGGTCTTGACGTGAACTTACCAGAACCGTATGAGCGAAGTTTTGGCGAAGCAGTGCCCAACACGAACGACATGCGGATTTTCAAAGCGGGAGTAGTTGCACTGCTCATTTCATTATTCCCGCAAGAGTTTTTACCTGAGATTTTTGGGTTCAATCTCCACTTCGAAGGACTTAATTTTGAAACGATGACTTTGGCACGCGAGCTGCGGGAGCTCGAGATTGATGCACAATATTTTCTACATCACCTTTCCATTGATAACGCGCATTCCGGGCATGCCATGATGGCAGCATTTACAGTGTCCCAATATCTAGCGCTAATTGTGCGTGATGAAGGCCCCAAGGCTGCAAGGATTGCTTGGAGACGTGTCCAGGCAGGATATGCGCTATCTAAGCATCTTAGGGATGGCATTGAGTCGGTGGTAGCTGCAGACGAAGGGGAGATTGACTACCATGCGGAGAACAATAACAGCCCTGGACCGTATGATGAGAAAGTCGTAAACCTTCTGATTGCGAAAGCAGCAGTGGCACAGAAGATTCATACTGCATGCCCCGCTAGAATCGGTGGTAAACCATTGGTCGACTGGCTAGATACCAGTCATATCGTATCCGATAGCGACAAATTGGATTTTCTTCGAGAATTGGGGAACGCTGCCCCATGGGTAGTCAAAGGCAATCCAGATAAGAGTAGGTTGATCCGGGAAGTGCGTCGTGGAGGGAAAATGTTTGGAGCTTTCACACTAAAGGAGGTGAATTTGTTAGAACGTTGGATAAGCACCCTGGATCCCCGGGCAACTAGCAATGATGCACAGGCTGCTTACTGGAGGTTCACTGGACGAAAGAGATTTCTCCAACATCCAGCTATGGCGCCATCTCTAGACCCGTTCCTGAATTTCGATTGTTCTGCATACCCTGCTCTTCCACTTGGTGAAGATTATATCCACGACCCTCTCTTACTCAATCTTGGCAAGAACTGGCCCAAGTTTATCTCCATGTGGTTTGCCCACACCTCTCTCCTAGAATCGTTTGTCGCGGTTCCCTCTCGTGTTGCTACCGAGTTGGGCGCAGCCGTTACTTGCACCCTTAGGGCTCAGTATGGCCTCAGccctgaagaagatggggtATTAGGCATGGATGAGCTTCACCACACCGTCAGCGCCGCCCCTACTCCCGATCTAGTCGATATTGGACTAGAGATCCTGTCTTGCAAGGGTATTAGCCCTCTACCAGGATCATTATCGGATATTCTCACACAGTGTCCGTGTGACTTCTCATCAAAGATGTTAAGCGCATCAGTATATCCAGTGAGGAATGGTGAGATCCTGCTAGGAATGCTATTGGCCTTCCTGGGCTTGCAGAGAGCTGTGTTGGAGTGTCCAGGAATGCTCTCCGAGACAGGGAAGCAGGCGTTAGAGGGGATTATCGAGAGGGAAATCACCGGTTTAAAGACATGTCGTGATTTGTTGGCAGCGGATAAAAGGAAAGCCCAGTTATTTGCCGCGGGATATTGGATGGCAAGAAAGGAGATTTATAGGAAATTAGGTCAATAG